Below is a genomic region from candidate division KSB1 bacterium.
TGTCATCGAACGCAGAGGTGAGCTGGCAACTTTGCGCGCCTTCGGATTTCGGCAATCGACTTTGGCAGCGCTGGTTTTGGCGGAAAACGGCTTTTTGCTTATCCTCGGAATTTTACTCGGCGCTGTTTCTGCCGTCATTGCGGTGGCGCCGCATATTTTAGCGGACGCCTCGCAAGTTCCCTGGTTGTCGCTTTCGTTGACTTTGCTGGTGGTGTTTGTGGTAGGCATGCTGGCGAGCTTAGCTGCGGTGCGGGCTGCGATTAAGATTCCGCTATTGCCGGCGCTGAAGGCGGAGTAGTGATTTGATTGTAGCTATTTCCTTCTCATTTGCTTGATTTCAGAAATAATTTCATCCAGAGGCATATTTGCAAAAAGATGCTCTCGTTCCTTTGTATAGTTTCCATAACCAGTTGTAAATTGATTCAGAAACCGTATGGTATTTACAACACCTAATTCTTTGTACAAAAGACGGGTTGCTTCTTGTGTGATTTCATTTAATGGTTTAGTTGTTGTTTTCATTTTTCAATCTCATCGATTAATTGAATTGGTGAAACTGCTGTAGTTTTTAAAACTTTTATAGATTTTGCCTTTTTCAAGAATTTATCGTCACACGTGCAAAAATAATCAGCTTTCACTTGCTCTTGCAGAGGCCAAGTGTAAGGCATCTAATGCTTTAATCCCAAACGTTAAAAATTCTCTTGCTCGTTTTTCAATCTCTTCGTTTAACTCGACAAACTCACGTGTTTTGCGTAGTACCTCTAAAACATATTCTCTTCGAGTCTGATTAGGGTTGCGAGTTACTTCGAATAGTAATGATTCGGAAGAAATCAACTCAACATCCCCTGATTCGATTAGTGAAATAACCACTAAAATCGCTTCGGCTTCAACCGCGATTCGAGTTTGGTCTTTGGTGTCCAGTGGTCGTTGCAGACTGCACAAATCGAGATATATTCTCATGTGCAAATTTACACAACCTTTTGTAAAATATCAAGTGCTACCTCGTTTAATGGATTGCCGACTACCACGGAACGCGCGTTCTAACATTCAGGTTCAGGCCACCTTGCTAAAATGCATGCTTACTGATTAGACCCAATGTTGTGAAAATCCGAAAATCACTCCCCTGAATCAGCGTCGCCTGCAGCCGATCGATATGTGATATTGGATTCTTATAACAACAAACAGGACAACAATTTCGTTCTCCTGACCCTGGCAGGTCCAGTCACTCTATTCTGCTCTCTGTGAATTTCCACAAATCCAAACCATTCAGCAAAACGGTCAAAGAATCTAATTGCAATTACAAAATCATTCCTTATTGGAAATAATGAATTTTTGCTTGCCTTAAAAATGGGAAAAGCTTTAAAGTACAAATCAGAATAAAAAGATAATTCCCGAAACTCGGCCCCGTACTTATTTATCAAGTGTAGTAAGTACAAAAAACCTACTTGCCCAATCTCTTCATCTTCACAAGAATCATTATAGGCCCAGTTAAACTGGGTCGTAAAAGTATTTAAGAAAATATGGAAGAGCTCGGAGTATTCACCATTCATTAAACACTTTTTTGTTCGTTTTGGTAATAAAAGTTTACCTTTGTAGGTTCTAATAAGCTTTGACATTTTCAGGACTATTTTAGTACAGTGCAAAACTTTCCATTTGATCTCTTGATTTAATTTTGTGATACCCAGTTCAATCATAGGGTCAACAATATATTTTCTAGCATAAATCTCTTTAACCAATGCTGGTGCTATATTGCCTGTTGACGTCAGTTTTAAGCCCCCGGTGTCATTTGTTACTTTTAATATGTGTCTTGCGATCTGAAAAATTGGAGACTGGTCCAGGACCAGCGTGTCCATTTGTGAACGAATACGCACAGAACATTCTTCTGCAAAAGGCGAATATAGGATTGTACTCATCTCATCAGGTGAAAAACCGTCAAAATCATCCAGTGGAGCTGCATTCACGCTTCTTCTTGTTTGTTCGTTATCATTCATGATGATGAAAATTTTGGTTCATTTCTTAACCTAACGAATAAGGTTAGATTGTGGTTCGCAAAAAAACGCTCTCACAATCTAACCTTATTCGTTAGGCACCGGCTTGAAGCCACGTGCCACACAATTCTGTTGTCGTTCATGGCAAGGGCACCCGTGCGCGAATTTTGAAAGTGACGATATTCTTTCTTTCAAAAGCATGGTCATCTCATGAACAGTCACTCGCTGCGCTGTCATTTGAGACTAACAATTTTTTGGTGCTGTGAAAAATGAGGCCGCAGGCAAATGACCTAATGACTTAATGACGGCTTCGATGTCATTCGCTTCGCTGTCATTAGAGTGTTTCTTTGCATAAAAACGCCAACGTTCGGTAATACTATAGTGTTGACAGCGCCAACTCAAAATTAGCCTTTAAATCTTCAAAGTTTTCAATACCTACTGAGCACCTGATTAATCCTTCAGGTATACCCAATTGTTTTCGTTCCTCTTCCGAGGTTTCCACATGACTTGTAACCTTTGGCGGACCAACTAAAGTGCCCACCGAACCAAGACTGGCAGCCAAATGGACAAACTCCAATTTATTAAGCATTAGTTTAACCTTCTCAAATCCGCCCTTTAAGGAGAAAGCCAAAACACCTCCAAAACCGCTCATTTGGCTTTTGGCAATCAGATGGTTGGGGTGCGATTCCAGCCCCGGATAAAACACATCTTCAACTTTGGAATGTGCCTGAAGGAAACGGGCCAATTCAATGGCATTGTCATTTTGGCGCTGGACACGCAATTCCAAAGTTTTAATACCGCGTAACAAAAGATAGGCCGACATTGCATCCAATGTGGCACCATTAATTTCACGGAAATGGAATATTTGCTCAACCAACTCCTTATTACCACATACTACACCGCCCATCGCATCGGAGTGCCCACCCAGAAATTTCGTTGCGCTATGAACAACAATATCCGCACCAAGCTGCAAAGGTTTTTGATTAACCGGCGTTGCGAAGGTGTTATCTACAACTACGATTGCCCCGATTTGATGAGCTGCTTTAATAAGGCGTCTTAAATCCATAACTTTTAATGTAGGATTTGTAGGGCTTTCCAAGTACAGCAACCGGCAACCTTTTTTGATTTCGTTTTCCAATGCTTCATGATCCGTGGTGTCACAAAGTTGCACATTTATGCCAAAACGGGGCAGAAATTCCAGGAACATTTTACTTGTCCCGCCATAAGTATCTTTTATGGAAACAACACGTTGGTTTGGAGAGAGGAGTGTAAATAAGGTATTACTAATGGCTGCCATTCCTGTTGCAAAGCTGGTTGCCGCATCAGCGTTTTCCAAAATGCGGACTTTCTCTTCAAAAACGTGTACCGTAGGGTTTGTGTTCCTGCTGTAAATATGGCCTTCTTTTCGCCCAATGGCTACATCAAACCATTCATCAACATCTTTATAAGCGTAAGTAACGCTATGTACAACCGGCACTTGAGTTGCGCCCTGGAAAAATGGTTCTGTCTCGCCGCTCCACACAGCCTTGGTCCCGGGTTTTTTATTCAACCATCTGTTGTCTCTGTCAGACATTTCTTCTCCTGGTAAAAAAGGTTTGGTTTCTCAAAAAAGGATGCATTATTTGTGCAATTGCCATCTTTCTTAACTACAAAATTTCATCGTCACTTTTAGCAAAATACCGGCAAGGTCTAAAACAGATTGTATATCGACCCATTCTTTGCTGGTATGAAGACCCGCACCTTTAGGGCCGATAATGACCGTATCAATACCAGATTTTCCGATCAGTCCGGAATCTTCCCACCATGAATGACCGATATATGAAGGTTCACGGCCAGTCACATCTCTTACCGAACCAAATAGCGCGGTTACAATTTTGTTTGTTTTGTTGCTCTCATA
It encodes:
- a CDS encoding cystathionine gamma-synthase family protein; translation: MSDRDNRWLNKKPGTKAVWSGETEPFFQGATQVPVVHSVTYAYKDVDEWFDVAIGRKEGHIYSRNTNPTVHVFEEKVRILENADAATSFATGMAAISNTLFTLLSPNQRVVSIKDTYGGTSKMFLEFLPRFGINVQLCDTTDHEALENEIKKGCRLLYLESPTNPTLKVMDLRRLIKAAHQIGAIVVVDNTFATPVNQKPLQLGADIVVHSATKFLGGHSDAMGGVVCGNKELVEQIFHFREINGATLDAMSAYLLLRGIKTLELRVQRQNDNAIELARFLQAHSKVEDVFYPGLESHPNHLIAKSQMSGFGGVLAFSLKGGFEKVKLMLNKLEFVHLAASLGSVGTLVGPPKVTSHVETSEEERKQLGIPEGLIRCSVGIENFEDLKANFELALSTL